A single window of Stigmatopora nigra isolate UIUO_SnigA chromosome 20, RoL_Snig_1.1, whole genome shotgun sequence DNA harbors:
- the dysf gene encoding dysferlin isoform X1 has protein sequence MLRVFILCAERLRTPDDDISDAYCTVLHSGSKKKTKVIKNNPNPVWNEGFEWDLKGVPLDPGAEIHCVVKDHEKMGRNRFLGESRLAVRDLLSSPGLAACFTVPLLDAKRNNTGATLTLQVSYIPPLGSAPIFQSPSLPDPIPHCNPNVEMDTVTMISLDTLGEEDTESMIMLEVPEDQGAEDGRSLVLVGPQGPQGQESPAAQLPKRSPPSYNAHGGLKRRRRGASSQPKPLANKPQDIQVRVRVIEARQLPGVNINPVVKVTVAGQSRRTRIRRGNNPTFDEMFFLNYFETPSDLFDDTIFMTVCDSRSLRTDAVIGEFKLDLGTVYSQHRHCYLRKWLLLCDPDDLSAGVKGYLKVSLWVLAAGDEPPADKQDGVEEKEDIEGNLLKPAGLSLRAAAFNLRVFRAEDLPQMDDAFMDGVRQIFGFDSNRKNLVDPLVEIHFAGKTVCTKVLEKNANPQWHQSLTMPIRFPSMCEKMRIRLLDWDRASHNDVIGTAHLCMSKISAPGGEIEDDLTPRSMTSGMDDTLGFLPTFGPCFVNLYGSPREFSTFNDPHGALNLGKGEGAAYRGRVLLELTTKLVDKPESKIEDIASDDLLVVEKFLRKRKFSLFVAFYSATLLQDVDDAVQFEVSIGNYGNKFDYSCLPLASTTQFSRAVFDGCHYYYLPWGNVKPVVVLSSAWEDISPRIEALNVLLAMLDRLESNLERVRLEMKARSDMDELELRVVELLDQVISDCSQELPSLEHWPCATPLDRSLRHIRALHLRQITVAALALKHGPATELSSVMEQAEDWASRLRTLAEEPQNSLPDIVIWMLQGERRVAYYRIPAHTVFYSERHSGKHCGLLQTVFLKYPQGGGGEAKLPGQLRVKVWFGLAVDDKHFNPFAEGKLSVFAETYENQTRLALVGNWGTTGLTCPKFSDVTGRVKLPKESFKPSPGWTWAGDWYISPERTLLFDADAGHMTYTEEVFENQMRLPGGQWIGMPEGYTDVNGEKAVPKDDVECPPGWVWEDPEWCEDLNRGVDDQGWEYGITVPPDRRPKSWVPAEKMYHTNRRRRWLRMRRRDRQKMEALRKQRPDESAWEGWEYSSLFGWRFHLKPKKTDSFRRRRWRCRMEPLEKTGPAAIFALECSLSSIEDKHEDKSVTTTFGVNRPTISCFFDRGTRYHLRCYLYQARDLLAMDKDSFSDPYAIVSFLHQSQKTVTIRNTLNPTWDQTLIFYDVEIFGDPQATAAGPPNVVVELYDQDTYGADEFMGRCVCSPSLGHSPRLAWFPIRFAEKDAGELLAAFELIRRDTPAVHHVPGLEADFRSGVLDELMFPGFHCDSVQPWGEESDLPCLPPQREPNVYVVPRGIKPVLQRTAIEVLAWGVRNLKSFQLASVTSPSLQVECAGITIQSCVIRNVKKKANFDVNTLFLDVNLPMEELYMPPLVVKVIDNRQFGRKPVVGQCTIRSLEGYRCPPEEEDGDAAHSDRSEVGKGPMPRVVSGDAFITVDDEEPLISHQLADGGNSAIINLSGSNCSLHEEELMDWWSKLFASTGQTDKCGIYLDQSSDTLQVYDRELEKVEVFRGLGDFCQTFKLRRGKTKTEGEDDSVVGEFKGMFKIYALPEDRSDPAPPRKFRKLPPNGVEECLVRVYVVQAQGLQPKDANGKCDPYVKITLGKRTINDQENYTPCTLEPVFGKMFELSCSLPQDKDLRVSLYDHDVLTKDEKIGETVIDLENRLLSKFGAGCGLPQSYCVSGLNRWRDQLTPRQLLSSVCEQQNLAKPVYHRETVLFRGVQYFASDLADRHQCQHHLGPVEERLALHILRQMGRVPEHVETRPLYNPLQPDIEQGRLMMWVDVFPKSLGPPGPPFNITPRKAKKFLLRCIIFNTSDVILDDISISGEKMSDIYVKGWLDGHEHNKQKTDVHYRSLDGEANFNYRLVFPFLYFPAEQLCVVDKKDHFWNLGRSETKLPPRLTIQVWDNDKFSFDDYLGHLVMDLNRMIRPGKSPEKCDLRLLDQPAEMRVSLFEQKTVKGWWPCVRDQDGQKLLAGKVEMSLEVVTEQEDEERPAGLGRDEPNMNPHLEEPRRPETSFLWFSSPYKTLRFILWRRFKCFILLFFVLFFVLLFLGVFLYSFPNYAAMKMVGPFGPARVPE, from the exons ATGCTACGAGTCTTCATCCTCTGCGCGGAACGCCTGCGAACCCCAGATGACGACATCAGCGACGCCTACTGCACCGTCTTACATTCAG GGTCCAAGAAGAAGACTAAGGTCATCAAGAACAACCCCAATCCGGTTTGGAATGAG GGGTTCGAATGGGACCTGAAGGGAGTTCCTTTGGACCCGGGGGCCGAGATCCACTGTGTCGTTAAGGACCATGAAAAGATGGGGAGGAACAG GTTTTTGGGTGAAAGTCGTCTTGCCGTTCGAGACCTCCTCAGTTCTCCCGGCCTGGCTGCATGCTTCACTGTCCCTCTGCTGGACGCCAAAAGGAACAACACAGGA GCTACGCTTACGCTGCAGGTTTCTTACATCCCCCCACTCGGATCGGCACCCATCTTCCAATCCCCATCCCTGCCAGACCCCATACCGCACTGCAACCCAAATGTGGAGATGGACACTGTCACAA TGATCTCCCTGGACACTTTGGGCGAGGAGGACACAGAGAGCATGATCATGCTGGAGGTCCCAGAGGATCAGGGTGCAGAAGATGGACGCTCCCTGGTCTTGGTTGGCCCTCAGGGTCCTCAGGGCCAGGAATCACCCGCAGCCCAGCTTCCTAAACGCTCCCCGCCATCTTACAACGCCCATGGAGGTTTAAAGAGGAGACGGCGAGGCGCTAGTAGTCAACCCAAACCACTGGCTAACAAACCTCAGGACATTCAG GTTCGCGTCAGGGTGATAGAAGCTCGACAACTCCCGGGGGTCAACATCAACCCGGTCGTCAAGGTTACAGTAGCTGGGCAGAGTAGGCGGACCCGCATTCGTAGGGGAAACAACCCAACTTTTGACGag ATGTTCTTCCTGAACTACTTTGAGACACCATCTGACTTGTTTGATGACACCATCTTCATGACG GTGTGCGATTCGCGGTCACTCCGGACAGACGCCGTTATCGGCGAATTCAAG TTGGACTTGGGCACCGTCTACAGCCAGCACC GACATTGCTACTTGAGGAAATGGCTACTACTTTGTGACCCTGATGACCTATCTGCCGGGGTTAAGGGTTACCTCAAAGTCAGCTTATGGGTTTTAGCCGCCGGAGACGAGCCGCCG GCGGACAAACAAGATGGCGTAGAGGAAAAGGAGGACATCGAGGGGAATTTGCTGAAACCCGCCGGTTTGTCCCTCAGAGCAGCAGCTTTCAATTTGAGGGTCTTCAGAGCTGAAGACCTTCCTCAAA TGGACGATGCCTTCATGGACGGGGTGAGGCAGATTTTCGGATTTGACAGCAATAGGAAGAACTTGGTGGACCCGTTGGTGGAGATCCATTTTGCTGGGAAAACA GTGTGTACAAaggttttggagaaaaacgccAATCCACAATGGCACCAGAGTCTCACAATGCCAATTCGG tTTCCGTCCATGTGTGAGAAGATGAGGATCCGTCTTCTGGACTG GGACCGAGCCAGTCACAACGATGTCATAGGCACCGCCCACTTATGTATGTCCAAGATCTCCGCACCTGGAGGCGAGATTGAGG ACGACTTGACCCCAAGGAGCATGACCTCTGGCA TGGACGACACACTTGGATTCCTACCCACGTTTGGTCCATGTTTTGTCAACTTATACGGCAGTCCCAGAGAGTTCAGCACCTTCAACGACCCTCATGGAGCGTTGAACCTCGGAAAA GGGGAAGGTGCTGCCTACCGAGGTCGGGTTTTACTGGAGCTCACCACAAAGCTAGTAGACAAACCAGAGTCCAAAATTGAAGACATTGCATCGGACGATCTGCTTGTTGTTGAG AAGTTCCTGAGGAAGAGGAAGTTCTCCCTCTTTGTGGCCTTCTACTCCGCTACACTCCTCCAAGACGTTGACGACGCGGTCCAGTTTGAGGTCAGCATCGGGAACTACGGGAATAAGTTTGACTACAGTTGTCTTCCCCTGGCTTCTACCACGCAATTCAGCCGGGCTGTGTTTGACG GTTGTCACTACTACTACCTCCCATGGGGAAACGTCAAGCCGGTTGTTGTTCTATCCTCGGCATGGGAAGATATTTCTCCAAGGATTGAGGCACTCAATGTGCTTTTAGCTATGTTAGACCGACTG GAGTCCAACCTGGAACGAGTTCGTCTGGAAATGAAGGCAAGAAGTGACATGGATGAACTGGAACTGCGAGTAGTGGAGTTGTTGGATCAGGTGATCTCAGACTGCAG TCAGGAGCTGCCATCTCTTGAACACTGGCCATGTGCGACCCCTCTGGACCGCTCGCTACGACATATCCGTGCTCTACACCTACGGCAGATCACGGTAGCGGCGTTAGCCCTCAAGCACGGACCGGCGACTGAGCTTTCGTCCGTCATGGAGCAGGCGGAGGACTGGGCTAGCCGGTTGAGGACTTTGGCAGAGGAA CCTCAGAACAGTCTCCCGGATATTGTGATCTGGATGCTACAGGGCGAGCGAAGGGTGGCGTACTACCGTATACCGGCCCATACCGTCTTCTACTCGGAACGCCACAGTGGCAAACACTGTGGACTTCTGCAGACCGTCTTCCTTAAA TATCCACAAGGGGGCGGCGGGGAAGCTAAACTTCCCGGTCAACTCAGAGTCAAAGTGTGGTTCGGATTGGCTGTTGATGACAAACACTTCAATCCGTTTGCGGAGGGAAAACTGTCCGTGTTTGCAGAGACG TATGAGAATCAGACCCGACTCGCCCTGGTGGGAAACTGGGGTACCACAGGTCTTACTTGCCCCAAATTCAGTGACGTGACTGGACGTGTGAAACTCCCCAAAGAGAGTTTTAAACCCTCACCTGGCTGGACTTGGGCTGGGGACTGGTATATCAGTCCAGAAAGGAC ACTCCTGTTTGATGCGGACGCTGGTCACATGACCTACACGGAGGAAGTCTTTGAAAACCAGATGAGGTTACCTGGTGGACAGTGGATCGGCATGCCTGAGGGATATACCGATGTG AACGGGGAAAAGGCTGTCCCAAAAGACGACGTGGAGTGTCCTCCAGGCTGGGTGTGGGAGGACCCAGAATGGTGCGAAGACCTCAACAGGGGCGTGGACGATCAAG GGTGGGAGTACGGCATTACCGTACCGCCAGACCGCCGGCCCAAGTCATGGGTACCGGCGGAAAAGATGTACCACACCAACCGGCGTAGACGATGGTTGCGTATGAGGAGGCGGGACCGGCAGAAGATGGAAGCCCTGAGAAAG CAGCGCCCTGACGAGTCGGCATGGGAAGGCTGGGAGTACTCCTCCCTATTTGGCTGGAGGTTCCACCTGAAGCCAAAGAAGACGGACAGCTTCCGGAGACGTAGGTGGAGGTGTCGTATGGAGCCCCTGGAGAAGACAGGCCCGGCAGCCATCTTTGCTCTGGAGTGTTCTTTG AGCAGTATAGAAGACAAACATGAAGACAAATCCGTCACCACTACCTTCGGAGTTAACCGACCCACGATTTCCTGCTTTTTTGATC GTGGGACCCGATACCACCTGCGTTGCTACCTGTATCAAGCTCGGGACCTGCTGGCCATGGACAAGGACAGCTTTTCTG ACCCCTACGCCATCGTGTCTTTCCTCCATCAATCCCAGAAGACGGTAACCATACGAAACACCCTTAACCCCACCTGGGACCAGACCCTCATCTTCTACGATGTGGAGATTTTCGGAGACCCTCAAGCCACCGCCGCCGGCCCCCCGAATGTGGTGGTGGAGCTTTATGACCAGGATACCTAC GGAGCGGATGAGTTCATGGGTCGCTGCGTATGCTCGCCCTCATTGGGCCACTCGCCCCGTCTGGCCTGGTTCCCGATCCGCTTCGCCGAGAAGGACGCTGGGGAATTGTTGGCGGCGTTTGAGCTCATACGCCGGGACACG CCGGCCGTTCACCACGTTCCAGGATTGGAG gcCGACTTTAGGAGCGGGGTCCTGGATGAG TTGATGTTCCCGGGATTCCACTGCGACAGCGTACAACCATGG GGAGAGGAATCGGACCTTCCATGCCTTCCCCCTCAGAGGGAGCCTAATGTCTACGTGGTGCCTCGTGGGATTAAACCAGTTCTGCAGAGAACTGCTATCG AGGTATTGGCGTGGGGTGTTCGGAACCTAAAAAGCTTCCAGTTGGCCAGCGTTACTTCTCCCAGCCTGCAGGTGGAGTGTGCGGGCATCACGATCCAAAGCTGCGTCATCCGCAATGTAAAGAAGAAGGCCAACTTTGACGTCAATACCCTTTTTCTCGATGTG AATTTGCCAATGGAAGAGCTCTACATGCCCCCCCTGGTGGTCAAGGTTATTGATAATCGTCAGTTTGGCAGGAAGCCGGTTGTGGGCCAGTGTACCATTCGGTCCTTGGAGGGGTACCGCTGCCCCccagaggaggaggatggagaTGCGGCGCATAGTGATCGGTCGGAGGTGGGGAAAG GTCCGATGCCCCGTGTGGTCAGCGGCGACGCCTTCATCACCGTTGACGACGAGGAGCCGCTCATCTCGCATCAG cTTGCAGACGGAGGCAATTCCGCTATCATTAACCTCTCCGGCTCTAACTGCAGCCTCCAC GAGGAGGAGCTAATGGACTGGTGGAGCAAATTATTCGCCTCTACGGGACAAACTGACAAGTGCGGGATCTACCTGGATCAGAGTTCGGACACCCTACAG GTCTATGACAGAGAACTGGAGAAAGTGGAGGTCTTCAGGGGTCTCGGGGATTTCTGCCAAACCTTCAAGCTACGCCGAGGAAAGACGAAAACGGAAGGTGAAGATGATTCGGTTGTAGGCGAATTCAAG GGAATGTTTAAGATTTACGCCCTACCGGAAGACCGCTCGGACCCTGCGCCACCACGAAAGTTCAGAAAACTCCCTCCCAACGGGGTGGAGGAGTGTCTAGTCCGAGTCTATGTGGTCCAGGCTCAGGGACTTCAGCCCAAAGACGCCAATGGCAAG TGCGATCCCTATGTAAAAATCACCCTCGGGAAGAGAACCATCAACGATCAAGAAAACTACACCCCCTGCACTCTGGAACCCGTCTTTGGAAA GATGTTCGAGTTGAGCTGTTCCCTCCCCCAGGACAAAGATCTACGGGTTTCGTTGTACGACCACGACGTCCTGACCAAAGACGAGAAGATCGGCGAGACGGTCATTGACTTGGAGAACCGCTTGCTGTCCAAATTTGGAGCCGGTTGCGGTCTACCACAGTCGTACTGTGT CTCTGGCCTGAACCGATGGCGGGACCAGCTCACCCCGAGACAACTACTATCCAGCGTATGTGAACAGCAGAACCTAGCCAAGCCGGTCTACCATCGAGAAACAGTCCTCTTCCGAGGGGTCCAGTATTTTGCCTCCGATCTAG CTGACAGGCATCAGTGTCAACACCACCTGGGCCCGGTTGAAGAACGCCTTGCACTCCACATTTTGCGGCAAATGGGTCGAGTACCGGAACACGTGGAGACCCGACCCCTGTACAACCCCCTACAGCCCGATATTGAGCAG GGACGCCTGATGATGTGGGTGGACGTTTTTCCCAAGTCTCTAGGACCACCTGGACCACCGTTTAACATCACACCCCGCAAGGCCAAGAA GTTCTTGTTGCGTTGCATCATTTTTAACACCAGTGATGTCATCCTGGATGACATCAGCATCAGCGGCGAGAAGATGAGTGACATCTACGTAAAAGG CTGGTTGGACGGTCACGAACACAACAAGCAGAAGACAGATGTCCACTACCGCTCATTGGACGGCGAAGCTAATTTCAACTATAGATTGGTTTTCCCGTTTCTCTACTTTCCAGCTGAGCAACTTTGTGTAGTGgacaaaaag GATCATTTCTGGAATCTAGGGAGAAGTGAAACTAAACTACCGCCCAGATTGACCATTCAGGTGTGGGACAACGACAAGTTCTCCTTCGACGACTACCTTG GTCACCTGGTGATGGACCTGAACCGCATGATTCGCCCGGGCAAGTCACCCGAAAAGTGCGACCTTCGTTTGCTGGACCAACCGGCCGAAATGCGGGTGTCCCTATTCGAGCAGAAGACCGTCAAGGGTTGGTGGCCCTGCGTCCGAGACCAGGACGGACAAAAACTACTAGCG GGGAAGGTAGAGATGTCTCTGGAGGTGGTGACGGAACAAGAAGATGAAGAAAGACCGGCAGGACTTGGACGAGATGAACCCAACATGAATCCTCACCTGGAGGAACCTCG GCGTCCCGAGACCTCCTTCTTGTGGTTTTCGTCCCCTTACAAGACCTTGCGCTTCATCCTGTGGAGACGATTCAAGTGCTTCATTCTACTCTTCTTTGTCCTCTTCTTCGTACTTCTCTTCCTTGGGGTCTTCTTGTACTCCTTCCCG AACTATGCCGCCATGAAGATGGTGGGCCCATTTGGACCAGCCCGAGTACCCGAATAA